DNA sequence from the bacterium genome:
CTGGTGCTGCCGGGGACCGGGAATGTCGAGGCCCGGGTCGTGGCGACGCCGGGCCTGAAGGGCGACCTGGAACTGCGCGCGGAGTACCGCGGACGCTACTCGCTGGAGTTCCTGGACTTCTGAACGGCGGGCGGCGCCGGCGCCAGCGACGACAGCGGCTTGCAGAGCACGCAGTTGCCGCAGTCCATCTCGCGCGGCGGTTCGTACTTCTCCCCCGCGCGGATCGCGCGCCGCTCCTCTAGCCGGTTCATGCCCGCCAGCAGCAGGCCCAACGTCAGGAACGCCCCCGGCGGCAGGATCATCACCAGCATCGGCGGGTAGCCCGGCCCGAACAGCGGGTAACCGAGGATCGAGCCGCTGCCCAGGACCTCGCGCACGCTGCCCAGGACCGACAGGCCGAGCGTGAAGCCCAGGCCCATGCCCAGGCCGTCGGCCAGCGAGACGGCGACGCCGTTGCGGCCGGCGAAGGCCTCGGCGCGGCCCAGGATGATGCAGTTGACCACGATCAGCGGGATGAACAGGCCGAGGCTGCGGTGAAGCTCGAAGAAGTACGCGTGCATGACCAGGTCCACGACCGTCACGAACGATGCGATCACCACGACGTAGCCCGGGATGCGCACCTGGCGCGGGATGAAGTTGCGCAGCGCGGAGATCATGACGTTGCTGCAGACCAGCACGAAGGTCGTGGCCAGCCCCATCCCCAGCGCGTTCTTGACCGAGGTGCTGACCGCCAGCGTCGGGCACATGCCCAGCAGCAGGCGGAACACGGGGTTCTCCTTCCAGATCCCCTGGGCGAATGTGCGTCCCATGTTCGCCATCAGCGCGCCTCCCCTGTGGTGTCCGCCGCCACGGCCGACGCCGCGCCCTGCAGCTGCGGCCGGTCGCGCTCGAAGCCCGCCAGCCCGGTGCTGACGGCCTCGGCCAGCGCGCGTCCGGTGACCGTCGCGCCGGTGATGGCGTCGACGTCGCCGCCGTCCTTCTTCACGCGCCAGTCGCGATCGTTCAGGCCGTGGCCCGCGTAGAAGCTCTTGAGCACCTCGGCGTCCGCGTAGCGCGAACCGAGGCCGGGTGTCTCGGCGTGTCGCAGGACGCGCACGCCCTGGACCCGGCCGCCGGCGTCCACGCCCACCATGACCGCGATCTCGCCGGAGTAGGCCTTCGCGCTCGTCGCGGCGAAGGCGTAGCCGGTCGGACCGTCGGGGCCGCGGCCCACGAAGTAGATGCCGCCGTCGGCGAGCGTGTCGGGCTCCAGCGTCTCGAACGGAGGCATGACCGCTTCGACGGCTTCGCGCTGGGCCAGGGCCTCGACCGCGGCGATGGGCTCGCGCGTCATGGCGTCGACCTTCGACAGCACGACCGCCATCACGGCGCAGATCAGCGCCAGGCGCAGCGACAGGTTCAGGATCTCCCTCATGCCGCGTCGGCCTCCCGGTAGAGCTTGCGCGCCTCGCCGAAGACCCGCGGCCGCGTCCAGCGGTCGATCAGGGGCGTGGCGGCGTTCATCAGCAGGATCGCGAAACTGACGCCCTCGGGGTAGCCGCCCCAGAGGCGGATGACCGCGGTGAGCAGGCCGCAACCGGCGCCGAAGATCAGCAGGCCGCGGCGCGTCACCGGCGAGGTGACCATGTCGGTGGCCATGAACCAGGCGCCGAGCATCAGGCCGCCGCCCAAGAGGTGGACCAGCGGCGAGGCGTAATGCGCCGGATCGGCCAGGTGGGCGACGCCCGTCACCAGCGCCGTGACGGCCATGAAGGCGACCGGCACCTGCCAGCGGATGACCCCGCGCCACAGCAGCCACAGTCCGCCCAGCAGCAGGGCCAGCGCGCTGACCTCGCCGAAGCTGCCGCCGACGTTGCCCAGCAGCAGGTCGCGCAGGCCCGGTGCGCCGGCCTCGGCCACGGTGCGGCCCAGGCCCACCGCTTCCTTGATCGCGCCCAGCGGCGTGGCGCCGGTGGCGGCGTCCAGGGCGGTGCCCGGCCCCTGCGGCACGACCCAGGTCGTCATCTGCACGGGGAAGGAGATCAGCAGGAAGACGCGCGCGACCAGGGCCGGGTTGAACGGGTTGTAGCCGAGACCGCCGTAGACGGCCTTGCCCAGCCCGATCGCCACGGCGCTGCCGATCAGCACCAGCCACCAGGGGCTGCCCGAAGGCAGGTTCATCGCCAGCAGCACGCCGGTGACCACGGCGCTGTAGTCGCGCAGCGTCGCCGGCCGCTTCACCAGGCGCGCGCAGGCCCACTCGCAGGCCAGGCAGCCGGCGACCGCCACCACCAGCACGCGCAGCGCGCCCAGGCCGAAGAACCACAGGCCGGCCAGCAGGCCGGGCAGCAGGGCCAGCAGCACCTGCCGCATGATCCACGGCACGTCCTGCCCCGCGTGCACGTGGGGGGACGCGCTGACGATCAGGTCCTGCGGCGTGATGGGCTCGGCGACGGGGGCCGCGGGCTCGCGCGGGACGCCGTCCGGTCCGGCTCCGGGTTCCAGGGTCATGGTCCTTCCTCACCCTCGTTGGTTCAGGCCGTGGTCGCGGCGGCGGCGCGCTCGGCCTCGCGTTCGGCCTCACGTTCGGCCTTGGCCCGGCGCTCGTCCAGGATCTCGCGCCACTCCGCCTTGCCCCGCTTGAAGTGCTGGACCAGCGGTCGGCGCGATGGGCAGACGTAGGCGCAGCTGCCGCACTCGATGCAGTCCAGGATGTGCCAGTCGCCCAGTTCCTCGAAGCGGAACCGCTCGGCGATCAGGCCCATGGCGCTGGGCACCAGGCCCATCGGGCAGGCGTCGACGCAGGCGCCGCAACGGATGCAGGGGCCGCCCTCGAACAGGACCGCCTCGTCGTCGCGCAGGCAGAGCACGCCGCTGGTGCCCTTGATCAGGGGCACGTCCATGTCGAACTGGCCGATGCCCATCATGGGCCCGCCGAAGATGACCTTGCCGACGTCCGGGGTGACGCCCCCGCAGTGGGCCAGCACGTCCAGCAGCGGGGCGCCGACGCGCACGCGCAGGTTGTGCGGCACGTTGATCGCGGCGCCGGTGACCGTCGCCACGCGCTCGGTCATCGGCAACCCGTCGCGCACCGCCTCGAGGCAGGCCACGGCCGTGCCCACGTTCTGCACCACGCAGCCGACGTCCATGGGCAGGCCGCCGGGCGGCACGCGCCGGCCGCAGAGGGCGTAGATCAGATGCTTCTCGGAGCCCTGCGGGTACTTCGTCTCCAGCAGCTTGAACTCCGCCGCGACGTCCGCCGGGCAGGCCCGCCGCAGCGCCTCGAGCGCGTCGGGCTTGTTGGACTCGATGCCGACGCAGGCGCGCGTGACGCCCAGGACGCGCATCATCAGGCCCAGGCCCTCCATGACCTCGGCCGCCTGCTCGAGCATCACGCGGTGGTCGGCGGTGAGGTAGGGTTCGCACTCGGCGCCGTTGAGGATGAGCAGGTCGACCTTCTTCTCGGCCGGCGGGCTCAGCTTCACGTGTGTCGGGAACGTCGCGCCGCCCATGCCGACCACGCCGGCGGCCTGGATGGCGCGGCGCAGCGCGGCGGGCTCGAGCCGGCGCCAGTCCGCCGGCGGCGCCAGGCCCTCCCAGGGCCGGTCCTCGCCGTCGGATTCGATCTCGACCGCCAGCATGGGGCGGCCCAGCGGGTGCGGCAGCGCCGCCACCTGCTTGACCGTGCCGCTGGTCGGCGCGTGCACCGGCACGGAAACGAAGCCCACCGGCTCGCTCAGGGGCTGCCAGCGGGCCACGCGGTCGCCCTTCGCGACCAGCACCTTGCCCGGGGCGCCGAGGTGTTGGGCGATGGGCACCACGTAGCGGTGCAGCAGCGGCATGGCTTCGATCTGCAGGCCGGCCGTGTCCTTGTGGTAGGCGGGGTGGACGCCGCCGCGGAATTTCATGACGTCCTTTCGGCGGCCGGGGCCGCGGCGCCGCTGTAGACCAGGGAGCCCGTCGGGCAGAGCGCGGCGAGCGCCGGGTCGTCCGGCGCGTGCTCGTAGTCGATGTAGGCCAGGAAGTCGGCCACCTTGATGCGCGGGTCCCCGGTGAAGGACTTCTCGCACTTCTTGCAGCCCAGGCAGGCGACGGTGCAGGCCTTCTTGGCCGCCGGGCCGCGGTCGTGGTTGCTGCACAGCACGTGGATGGTCGCGTCGGCGGGCACCAGCTTGATCAGGTCCTTGGGGCAGGCGGCCACGCACTGCCCGCAGGCGGTGCAGCGGGCGGGGATGATCCGCGCCACGCCGCTGGGGGTCATCTCGACCGCGCCGAAGGCGCAGGCGCGCTGGCAGTCGCCCAGGCCGAGGCAGCCGGCGCCGCAGGCCTTGTCGCCGCCGCCGAGCAGGGCCGCGCTGGTGCAGCTGGCGAGCCCGTTGTAGCGGTACTTCTTGGCGGCGACGTCGTCGCCGCCCTGGCAGAGGATCAGGGCGACCTGGGGCGCGCGGTCCTGCACCGTCAAGCCGACGATGGAGGCCACGAGTCGGCGCGTCTCCTGATCGCAGACCGGGCAGCCGTCGGGCTGCGCGTCGCCGCGCACGACCGCGCCCGCGAAATCGCCGCAGCCGGCGAAACCGCAGCCGCCGCAGTTGGCGCCCGGCAGGGCCTCGGTGATCCGGTCCTGGCGCGGGTCGGTCTCCACGGCGAAGGCGCGCGCCGCCAGGGCGAGTCCCAGGCCGGAAAGCAGGCCGATCCCGGACAGCACGACGGTCGGAACGAGCATGATCCCTCCCCCGCCACGGCGGCGGCTCGGCTACTTGACGAGGCCGGCGAAGCCCATGAACGACAGCGACAGGGTGCCGGCGGTGAGCAGGGCGATGGCCGTGCCGCGGAAGCTGCGCGGCGTGTCGGCCAGGGCCAGCACCTCGCGGATCCCGGAGAACAGCACCAGCGCCAGGCCGAAGCCCATCGCCGCCGCCAGCGAGAAGACCGCGGTGACCAGCAGCGAGCTCTCGTTCATGATGTTCATCACCGCGCAGCCCAGCACCGCGCAGTTGGTCGTGATCAGCGGCAGGTAGATGCCGAGCGAACGGTAGAGCCCGGGGCTGAGCTTCTGCAGGGCGAGCTCCACCAGCTGCACCATCGCCGCGATGATCAGGATGAAGGAGATCGTCAGCAGGTACTCCAGGCCGTAGGGGCGCAGCAGGCCGTGGAACACGAGCCAGCAGACCGTGCTCGCCAGCGTCATCACGAACATGACCGCGGCGGTCATGCCCAGGGCCGTGGACAGCTTCTTCGAGACGCCGAGGAAGGGGCAGATGCCCAGGAAGCGGGACAGCACGAAGTTGTTGACGAGGATCGCGCTGAGCACCAGCAGGACGAGCTGCATGAC
Encoded proteins:
- the rsxA gene encoding electron transport complex subunit RsxA, translated to MQLVLLVLSAILVNNFVLSRFLGICPFLGVSKKLSTALGMTAAVMFVMTLASTVCWLVFHGLLRPYGLEYLLTISFILIIAAMVQLVELALQKLSPGLYRSLGIYLPLITTNCAVLGCAVMNIMNESSLLVTAVFSLAAAMGFGLALVLFSGIREVLALADTPRSFRGTAIALLTAGTLSLSFMGFAGLVK
- the rsxC gene encoding electron transport complex subunit RsxC; the encoded protein is MKFRGGVHPAYHKDTAGLQIEAMPLLHRYVVPIAQHLGAPGKVLVAKGDRVARWQPLSEPVGFVSVPVHAPTSGTVKQVAALPHPLGRPMLAVEIESDGEDRPWEGLAPPADWRRLEPAALRRAIQAAGVVGMGGATFPTHVKLSPPAEKKVDLLILNGAECEPYLTADHRVMLEQAAEVMEGLGLMMRVLGVTRACVGIESNKPDALEALRRACPADVAAEFKLLETKYPQGSEKHLIYALCGRRVPPGGLPMDVGCVVQNVGTAVACLEAVRDGLPMTERVATVTGAAINVPHNLRVRVGAPLLDVLAHCGGVTPDVGKVIFGGPMMGIGQFDMDVPLIKGTSGVLCLRDDEAVLFEGGPCIRCGACVDACPMGLVPSAMGLIAERFRFEELGDWHILDCIECGSCAYVCPSRRPLVQHFKRGKAEWREILDERRAKAEREAEREAERAAAATTA
- a CDS encoding RnfABCDGE type electron transport complex subunit D; the encoded protein is MTLEPGAGPDGVPREPAAPVAEPITPQDLIVSASPHVHAGQDVPWIMRQVLLALLPGLLAGLWFFGLGALRVLVVAVAGCLACEWACARLVKRPATLRDYSAVVTGVLLAMNLPSGSPWWLVLIGSAVAIGLGKAVYGGLGYNPFNPALVARVFLLISFPVQMTTWVVPQGPGTALDAATGATPLGAIKEAVGLGRTVAEAGAPGLRDLLLGNVGGSFGEVSALALLLGGLWLLWRGVIRWQVPVAFMAVTALVTGVAHLADPAHYASPLVHLLGGGLMLGAWFMATDMVTSPVTRRGLLIFGAGCGLLTAVIRLWGGYPEGVSFAILLMNAATPLIDRWTRPRVFGEARKLYREADAA
- a CDS encoding (Fe-S)-binding protein, whose product is MLVPTVVLSGIGLLSGLGLALAARAFAVETDPRQDRITEALPGANCGGCGFAGCGDFAGAVVRGDAQPDGCPVCDQETRRLVASIVGLTVQDRAPQVALILCQGGDDVAAKKYRYNGLASCTSAALLGGGDKACGAGCLGLGDCQRACAFGAVEMTPSGVARIIPARCTACGQCVAACPKDLIKLVPADATIHVLCSNHDRGPAAKKACTVACLGCKKCEKSFTGDPRIKVADFLAYIDYEHAPDDPALAALCPTGSLVYSGAAAPAAERTS
- a CDS encoding RnfABCDGE type electron transport complex subunit G; the protein is MREILNLSLRLALICAVMAVVLSKVDAMTREPIAAVEALAQREAVEAVMPPFETLEPDTLADGGIYFVGRGPDGPTGYAFAATSAKAYSGEIAVMVGVDAGGRVQGVRVLRHAETPGLGSRYADAEVLKSFYAGHGLNDRDWRVKKDGGDVDAITGATVTGRALAEAVSTGLAGFERDRPQLQGAASAVAADTTGEAR